In Phreatobacter cathodiphilus, the genomic window TTCTGCTTCGCGTGGATGAAGTTCATTGCGGCCCTCGCATCGCCCAACACCAACGCGGGAAGCGGAGCAATTTGGGGACCAAACCCCACGAGGTGGTCGCAAGGCTGCCCTCTGCGCATCGCTTGGCAGAGGGCCTCGGCATCACTCGGCCATGAAGGCCTTGGAGAAGGTGCCTTCGAACCCTTCCGCATTCACCGTGTGGCCTTGCGCCGCCACATGGTGGATCGTCTGCCAGGTCGCCATGGCCAGCGGAAGGTTCGGCAATTCGGTCTTGACGATTTCCTGCACGCGCATCCAGGCCGTGATGCGCTTGTCCTTGTCCGGCTCGATGCTCGCCTGCTCGAGCAGCGCGTCCACCTCGGCATTGCTGTAGTGCGTGCCGTTGGAGAAGGGCACGCCGCGCAGGTAGTTCTTCGACCAGTAGAGGCGCTGCACGCCGACATTCGGATCGAACAGATTGCTAATGGAGGCGAGATGAACGCCGAAATCGCGGTCGGTGTAGACGCGCCTCACGAGCGTGCCCATGTCCTGGCTGCGCAGGTCGAGGCCGATCCCCGCGCGAGCCAGCGACGAGCGGAGGAACTCGGCCACCGGCCGCTGGTCTTCGCCGGTGTAGTCGATGTTGATCGTGAAGCGCATGGCGTTGCCGCGACGCGGATAACCGGCCTCGTCGAGCAGCTTCTGCGCGGCGTTGACGTTGAACGGGTAGGGTGACGGGCGGGCGTCGTGGAAGTCCTTGTGATAGGGCACCACGGGAGAGGCCGAGGGCAAGGCGTTGCCGAAGAACACGATCCGGCACAGGGCGGCCCGGTCCACGCAATGGGCGATCGCCTGGCGAACCTTGAGATTCTTCAGGTAGGGATTGTCGAGGTTGAACTCGGCGATGATGATGTTCGGCGGGTCGTAGGCATAGCCCTTGGGCTCGAAGCGGATGTGGGGCAGGGCCTTCAGCCGTTCGACGTCGCGATGGGGCACCGGCGTGCGGTAGCCCACATGCACGCTGCTGGTTTCGAAGGCGATGGTGCGGGCGGCCGGATCGAGAATGAACCGGACGATCAGCCTGTCGAGATAGGCGCCGTCCTTGTCCCAGTAGTCGGGGTTGCGCTCCCAGATCGCGTGGCTGCCACGCACCCATTCCTTGAAGACGTAGGGACCGGTGCCGATGGGCGCGGTATTGTTGGGGTGCGACAAGGGGTCGGCGTCGCCGTAGACGTGCTTGGGGACGATGGCGGTCTCCATCGCCGCCAGCGCCGTCAGCAGGAACGGGGTCGGCTTCGACAGTTTCAGGACGACCGTATGCGGCGTCGGCGCCTCGATGCTGGAGACGAACTGGAAGGTCGAGCGTCCGCGGGGATGCAGGCGTTTCACCGTCTGGATGGAGAAGATGACGTCCTCCGCGGTGAAGTCCTTGCCGTCGTGCCATTTGACGCCCTGACGTAGCTGGAACGTGTAGGTCAGCCCGTCCGGTGAAACCTCCCAGGCCGTCGCCAGCGAGGGCAGCGGCTTCAGGTTGTCGTCATATTGCAGCAGCCCCTCGGTGGTGCGCCCCGTCAGGGCGATACTGCTCGAGTTGACGAAGGAGAGCAGGGCCGGGGGCTCCGACTGCATGACCATGATCATCGTGCCGCCCTTCCTGGGGGCGGCCTGCGCGGCCGCCGGAGAGGCGCGGCCCGCAAGGCCCGCGGCCGGCAGGGTCGACAGGGCGGCAACGACCGAGCGTCGCGTCAGGTGTGTGGTGGGCTTCGTCAAGGTCCTCTCCTGTGCGTCGGCGGTACTGGGGATGTCGGCGTTCATGCCGTTTGATCGAAGCGGTAGAGGGTGCGTGCGGCTTCTGGGGTGATGCGGCCCTCGACCAGATCGGCCTCGACCAGTGCGCGTGGCCGGTCGGCGGGATCGCCGAGGCCGCCGCCCCCGGGCGTGCGGACGATCAGGCGGTCGCCGGGTGCCACGTGATAGCGGGCCGCGGGCCGGATATCCGGGTCGGACCGCAGCTCGATCCGGCCCAGAGCGCCGTCCTTGCCGCCGCCATAGCCGCGCGCCGGGTACTCCTGGCGGCCGATGCGCGCCTGATACATGAAGGGCTGGTCGATGCTGTTCTCGACCTCGATGATCTGGCCGAGGCCGCCGCGCGTCGCACCGGCACCGCCGCTGTCGGGGCGCAGCTCCTTGCGCCAGACGATGACGGTGGACATGGACTCGAAGATCTCGATCGGACCCCCGCGCACGCCGCTGGGATAACCGGTCGCCGACAGCCCGTCCCTACCCGGAAGAGCACCCATGCCGCCGTTGGTCAGCACGTTGACCGCATAGGTCTGGTCGATCCGCGCCGGACTGGTGCGGGGGCCGCGCGCATTGATGCGCCAGAGCACCGAGGTGTTCTCGGCCGGCACCCGGTCGGGCACCGCCTGCCGGAGACAGCCGAAGACGAGGTCCGGCATCATCATGCCGATGGTGGCGCGTCCGAAGACTGCCGCAGGCTTCAGCGCGTTGACGATGCAGCCCGGCGGCGCCGAGATGGTGAGCGGCGCGAGCGAACCGGCATTGTTCGGGATGCCGTGCGAGACGATGCAGCCGAGGCCGAAGCTCGTATAGGCGAGCGTGTAGCAGATCGGCACGTTGATGTTGTACTTCACCATGCCGTCCGTGCCGGTGAAATCCACGTGGATGCCGCTGTCGGACACGGTCAGGGCCGCCGCCAGCCGGATCGGCTCGCTCGCCCCGTCGACCAGCATGCTGTTGTGCCAGGTGCCCCGCGGCAGCTTGCGGATTTCGGCCAGGACCGCCTCGCGCGAGGTGTCGATGACGTAATCGGCGAGTTGGTCGAGCTCGTCGATCCCGAACTCGTCCATCATCTCCAGGAGACGTTCGCAGCCGACATCGTTGCAGGAGACGAGCGAGTAGACGTCGCCGACCGTCTCCACCGGCTCGCGCGTGTTGGCGCGGATCACCTCGAACAGGGTCTCGTTGATCACGCCCGCGTCGACAATCTTCAGGATGGGCAGGTAGAGCCCCTCCATGAAGACGTCGGTGGTGTCCATGAACGGCACGGCACCGCCGATATCGAACACATGGCAGTTGCAGGCAACGATCCCGATCAGCCGTCCGTCGCGAAAGCACGGCGTGGTCAGCGAGATGTCGTTGGTGTGGCCGGTGCCCATCCAGGGGTCGTTGTGCACGAAGACGTCTCCGGGCCTCATCGTCTCGACCGGGAATTTCGCGATCACGTGGCCGACCGCCAACGCCATGGAATTGATGTGTCCCGGCGTGCCGGTCACCGCCTGGGCAAGCATCCGCCCCTTGGCGTCGAAGACGCCGGCGGCGAGGTCGCCTGACTCCCGCACGATGGTGGAGAAGGCGGTCCGCTGCAGCGCCTGGGCCTGTTCCTCCACCACCGCGATCAGACGGTTCCACATGATCTGGAGATCGATCAGGCCGATGCTTGCGCTCATTCGGGGCTCCCCGAGGTAGGATCGGAAGGGCTGGCTCACACCGCGGCCCGGTCGGTCGCCAGGCCGTAAAGGCTGTGCGCCGCCTCGGGCGAGATCAGTTCGTTGGCGAGGTCGGCCGCCACTGCGGCCGGGTCGCGGTGGCGCGGATCGCCGATGCCGCCGCCTCCGGGCGACCGGATGTGAAGCCGGATGCCCGGCGGAATGGGAAAGCGTCCCTTGCCCGGCAGGCTCTTGCCGTCTGACCGGGCGACGACGCCCGGCGCGCCGGCCAGGCCGCCGTCGAACCCCGCGGCGGGGTGGATCAGGCGCTCGTAGGAACAGGCCAGCTCGAAGGGTTCGGGGATGCCGTTCTCGATCTCGATGTCCTGGCCGAGGCCGCCACGCTGGCGGCCCGCGCCACCGCTGTCCTGGCGGTACTGCTTGCGCCAGACGATGACGGTGGACATGGATTCATAGATCTCGACCGGCCCGCCCCGCACGCCGCTCGGAAAGCCGGTGGCCGAAAGCCCGTCGCGCAGCGGCAGCGCGCCCATGCCGCCCGTCGTCACGATGCCGACGACGAAGCTGTCGTCATGGCGCGGCGGGCTGACCCTCGGGCCGCTGATGTTGATGCCCCAGAGCACGCCGGCGCCTTCGGCGGGGACCCGGTCGGGGATGGCCTGGCGCAGGCATCCGAAGACGAGATCGGGAAGCATCAGGCCGACGAGATGCCGCGCGACGACGGCCGCCGGCTTGAGCGCGTTGACCACCGACCCGGGCGGCGCCGCGACCGTGCGTGGCTCCAGCGATCCCGCATTGTTCGGAATGTCGCGGGCGACGATGCAGCCGAGGGCGTAGGAGGTATAGGCGATGGTGTAGCAGAGCGGCACGTTGAAGTTCTGCTTCACCATGCCCGCCGAGCCGGCATAGTCGACGTGGATGCCGCCGTCCGAGATGGTCAGGGCCGCCTTCAGCGCCAGCGGGCCGTCGAATCCGTCGAGCGTCAGCGTGCTGGACCAGGTGCCTTTGGGCAGTGCGCGGATATTGGCGAGGACGGCCGCGCGCGAGGTGTCGATGATGTGGTCGGCCACCGGCCCGAGATCGTCGATTCCAAACTCTGCCATCGTCTCGACGAGGCGCTCGCAGCCGACATCGTTGCAGGCGATCAGCGAATAGACGTCCCCCTCCGTCTCGACCGGCAGCCGGGTGTTGGCCCGGATGAGCTCCATAAGGGTCTCGTTGACGACGCCGGCTTCGACGATCCGCAGGATCGGCAGGTAGAGCCCTTCCATGAAGACGTCGATGGAACCGGACATGCGCGGCACGCCGCCGATATCCATGAGATGGCTGTTGCAGGCGAATATCGCGACCAGTTTCCCGTCGCGGAAACAGGGCGTGGTGACCGAGAAGTCGTTGGTGTGGCCGGTGCCCATCCAGGGATCGTTGTGGATGAAGACGTCGCCCGGCCGCATCGCCTCCGCAGGGTAGCGCTCCAGCACATGGCCGACCGCCAGGGCCATGGAGTTGATGTGCCCCGGGGTTCCGGTCACCGCCTGGGCCAGCATGCGGCCGCGGACGTCGAACACCCCGGCGGCGAGGTCGCCGGATTCGCGGACGATGGTGGAGAAGGCCGTGCGTTGCAGGGTCTGGGCCTGCTCTTCCACCACGGCGATCAGCCGGTTCCAGAGGATCTGCTTGTCGATCAACCCGAGCGGCACGGTCTGGATCATGCCGGTACTCCTTCCCGGGCCGCCAGCGCGCCGGTGGAGGCCGGCTCCTTGTGATCCAGGACGATGGAGCCGGCCGCGTCGATCCACGCTTCGAAACTGTCGGTGATGAAGGTCGAGGTTTCGGCCTCCGCGATCACTGCGGGACCGGCGACCCGGGCGCCCGGCTCGAGGGCGACGCGGTTGTAGCGCGGAATGGTGATGACCTTGCCGGAGCGGCCGTCGAAGAAGGGGGTGAAGCCCTCGGCCGGCGGCGAGGCCTTGGGACTGACCGGGCCGATCGCCTCCGGCAGCACCTGGCGGGTCGATACCGCCACCGACCACGCCATGATCTCGATCGCCGCATGGGGGATGATCCGCTTGAACAGGATCTTGTAGGCCGCCTCGTACTCGGCCCGGAACACGGCTTCGTCGGCCTGGGTGAGCGCGCGGTTCGGCAACTCGACCGGAATTTCGTGCCCCTGTCCGACATAGCGCATGTAGGCCACGCGCTTTTCCTCGAGCGGGGCGCCCTTCGCCGCGCTGGAGACCCAGGCATGAATGTCGCGCGAGGTCTCGGCCAGCAGCGCGCTCGCCGCCGCGGCGTCGAATTCGGAGCCGAGCCGCATGTAGTTCGTGCGCACGAGTTCGAAGGAGATCGGTGCCGCGAGGAAGCCCACCGCGGAGCCGACGCCGGCATTGGCCGGAACGATCACGCGCCGCGCGCCGATCTTCTCCGCGACGCGCGCGACGTGAAGCGGTGCCGCGCCGCCGAAGGCGATCACCGTGTGCTGGCTCGCCACCGCGCCGCGTTCCACCGCATGGACGCGGGCGGCGCTCGCCATGTTTTCGCAGACCATCTCGTACACGCCATAGGCCGCCATGGTGGCGTTCATGCCCAGCGGCGCCCCGACATGGGTTTCGAGCGCCCTGGCGGCGAGTTCGGGTTTCAGCGTGATGCTGCCGCCGGCGAACGCCACGGGGTCGATGAGGCCCAGCACCACATTCGCGTCGGTGACCGCCGGCCGCTCGCCGCCGAGCCCGTAGCAGGCCGGGCCCGGATCGGACGAGGCGCTCTCGGGGCCGACCGTCACCCGGTTCAGCCGGTCGACCCGCGCGATCGAGCCGCCCCCGGCGCCGATCTCGACCATCTCGATCACCGGAATGCGGACCGGCAGGCCGCTGCCCTTCAGGAAGCGCGCCGCGCGGTCCACCTCGAACATGCGGACGGTCTCGGACTTGAAATCGTTGATCAGGCTGATCTTGGCGGTCGTACCGCCCATGTCGAATGCGATGACCTTGGGCTCGCCCAGCCGCGCGGCGATCTGGGCCGCGAAAATCGAGCCTCCGGCCGGGCCGGACTCGACCAGCCGTACCGGGAAGCGCCTGGCGATGTCCACCGAGGTGAGGCCGCCGCCCGAGGTCATCAGGCAGAGGAAGCCGCGGAAGCCGTCGGCGGCCAGTCTGGACTCCATGCGGGTCAGATAGCCGTCCATCATGGGCTGGACATAGGCATTGGCCACCGCCGTGGAGGTCCGCTCATACTCGCGGATTTCCGGGCAGACCTCGCTGGAAAGCGTAATCGCGAGGCCCGGCATGGCGCCGCGCAGCAGCTCCGCCGCGCGCTTCTCGTGCTCGGGGTTGAGGTAGGAGTGCATGAAGGCGATGGCGACGCTGGTGATGCCCTTGTCCTTCAGCGTGGAGGCGAGGGCGACGACGTCGCTTTCCACCAGTGGCAGGCGGACCACGCCGCGCGCGTCGATCCGCTCGCGGACGGTGAAACGCAGCGGCCGCGCGACCAAGGGCTTGGGCCGTTCGAGCGCCAGTTCATACTGGTCGTAACGGCTCTCGGTGCCGATCTCGATCACGTCGCGGAAGCCGTCGGTCGCGATGAGTGCCGTCGGGGCGCCGCGGCGCTCGATGATGGCGTTGG contains:
- a CDS encoding hydantoinase B/oxoprolinase family protein; the protein is MIQTVPLGLIDKQILWNRLIAVVEEQAQTLQRTAFSTIVRESGDLAAGVFDVRGRMLAQAVTGTPGHINSMALAVGHVLERYPAEAMRPGDVFIHNDPWMGTGHTNDFSVTTPCFRDGKLVAIFACNSHLMDIGGVPRMSGSIDVFMEGLYLPILRIVEAGVVNETLMELIRANTRLPVETEGDVYSLIACNDVGCERLVETMAEFGIDDLGPVADHIIDTSRAAVLANIRALPKGTWSSTLTLDGFDGPLALKAALTISDGGIHVDYAGSAGMVKQNFNVPLCYTIAYTSYALGCIVARDIPNNAGSLEPRTVAAPPGSVVNALKPAAVVARHLVGLMLPDLVFGCLRQAIPDRVPAEGAGVLWGINISGPRVSPPRHDDSFVVGIVTTGGMGALPLRDGLSATGFPSGVRGGPVEIYESMSTVIVWRKQYRQDSGGAGRQRGGLGQDIEIENGIPEPFELACSYERLIHPAAGFDGGLAGAPGVVARSDGKSLPGKGRFPIPPGIRLHIRSPGGGGIGDPRHRDPAAVAADLANELISPEAAHSLYGLATDRAAV
- a CDS encoding ABC transporter substrate-binding protein, giving the protein MTKPTTHLTRRSVVAALSTLPAAGLAGRASPAAAQAAPRKGGTMIMVMQSEPPALLSFVNSSSIALTGRTTEGLLQYDDNLKPLPSLATAWEVSPDGLTYTFQLRQGVKWHDGKDFTAEDVIFSIQTVKRLHPRGRSTFQFVSSIEAPTPHTVVLKLSKPTPFLLTALAAMETAIVPKHVYGDADPLSHPNNTAPIGTGPYVFKEWVRGSHAIWERNPDYWDKDGAYLDRLIVRFILDPAARTIAFETSSVHVGYRTPVPHRDVERLKALPHIRFEPKGYAYDPPNIIIAEFNLDNPYLKNLKVRQAIAHCVDRAALCRIVFFGNALPSASPVVPYHKDFHDARPSPYPFNVNAAQKLLDEAGYPRRGNAMRFTINIDYTGEDQRPVAEFLRSSLARAGIGLDLRSQDMGTLVRRVYTDRDFGVHLASISNLFDPNVGVQRLYWSKNYLRGVPFSNGTHYSNAEVDALLEQASIEPDKDKRITAWMRVQEIVKTELPNLPLAMATWQTIHHVAAQGHTVNAEGFEGTFSKAFMAE
- a CDS encoding hydantoinase B/oxoprolinase family protein, with protein sequence MSASIGLIDLQIMWNRLIAVVEEQAQALQRTAFSTIVRESGDLAAGVFDAKGRMLAQAVTGTPGHINSMALAVGHVIAKFPVETMRPGDVFVHNDPWMGTGHTNDISLTTPCFRDGRLIGIVACNCHVFDIGGAVPFMDTTDVFMEGLYLPILKIVDAGVINETLFEVIRANTREPVETVGDVYSLVSCNDVGCERLLEMMDEFGIDELDQLADYVIDTSREAVLAEIRKLPRGTWHNSMLVDGASEPIRLAAALTVSDSGIHVDFTGTDGMVKYNINVPICYTLAYTSFGLGCIVSHGIPNNAGSLAPLTISAPPGCIVNALKPAAVFGRATIGMMMPDLVFGCLRQAVPDRVPAENTSVLWRINARGPRTSPARIDQTYAVNVLTNGGMGALPGRDGLSATGYPSGVRGGPIEIFESMSTVIVWRKELRPDSGGAGATRGGLGQIIEVENSIDQPFMYQARIGRQEYPARGYGGGKDGALGRIELRSDPDIRPAARYHVAPGDRLIVRTPGGGGLGDPADRPRALVEADLVEGRITPEAARTLYRFDQTA
- a CDS encoding hydantoinase/oxoprolinase family protein is translated as MGDAELLKLSVDVGGTFTDVVLELGAKRWTTKVLTTPASPEDGILKGVADILAQAGKALSDIDTFVHGTTLATNAIIERRGAPTALIATDGFRDVIEIGTESRYDQYELALERPKPLVARPLRFTVRERIDARGVVRLPLVESDVVALASTLKDKGITSVAIAFMHSYLNPEHEKRAAELLRGAMPGLAITLSSEVCPEIREYERTSTAVANAYVQPMMDGYLTRMESRLAADGFRGFLCLMTSGGGLTSVDIARRFPVRLVESGPAGGSIFAAQIAARLGEPKVIAFDMGGTTAKISLINDFKSETVRMFEVDRAARFLKGSGLPVRIPVIEMVEIGAGGGSIARVDRLNRVTVGPESASSDPGPACYGLGGERPAVTDANVVLGLIDPVAFAGGSITLKPELAARALETHVGAPLGMNATMAAYGVYEMVCENMASAARVHAVERGAVASQHTVIAFGGAAPLHVARVAEKIGARRVIVPANAGVGSAVGFLAAPISFELVRTNYMRLGSEFDAAAASALLAETSRDIHAWVSSAAKGAPLEEKRVAYMRYVGQGHEIPVELPNRALTQADEAVFRAEYEAAYKILFKRIIPHAAIEIMAWSVAVSTRQVLPEAIGPVSPKASPPAEGFTPFFDGRSGKVITIPRYNRVALEPGARVAGPAVIAEAETSTFITDSFEAWIDAAGSIVLDHKEPASTGALAAREGVPA